The Corynebacterium halotolerans YIM 70093 = DSM 44683 region AACACCACCTACAACGATCCGGTGGATCTGGCGCGCCGGCTGCACAGCCTGGACCTGCTCTCCGAGGGGCGGGCGGCGTGGAACATCGTGACCACCGACAACGCCTGGACCGGGGCGAACTTCCGCCGCGGCGGCTATCTCGACCACGCCGACCGCTACAAGCACGCCGAGGCCTTCGTCCGGGTGGCCAAGGACATCTGGGCCGGGCGGGCGGTCGACCACGTGGGCGACCACTACCGCATCGACTTCACCCCGGCCCTGCCCGTCAGCCCCCAGGGAAGACCGGTGCTCTTCCAGGCCGGTGCTTCCCCACAGGGCCGCGACGTGGCCACCGGGCAGGCCGACGTGATCTTCTCCCCGTTCGCCGCGCTGGAGAAGGCGCAGGAGTTCCGCACCGACATTGTCGAGCGCACGGTCAAGGCGGGACGTCCCGCCAATGACGTGAAGATCATGCCCGTCGCCGAGTTCATCCTCGCCGACACCCCGGCGGAGGCGAAGGAGCGGGAGGCCCGCGTGCGCGGACTCCAGGTCGGCCCGGAGCAGGCCATCGCCTACCTCGAGCAGTACTGGGGCACCGACCTCTCCGGGCTCGACGCCGACGGCCCGCTGCCGGAGTTCGACCCGGTGGTCGAGGAATCCGACGTCACCCGTGGCGCGATGTTCCAGGGTGCCAAGGCCAAGGAGCTGGCGCAGGCCTGGCGCAAGGAGGCGGAGGAGAAGGGGTGGAGCATCCGACAGTTCGCCACCAGCCGCCTGACTCAGCCGGGCAACTCCTTCGTCGGCAGCTACGACGAGGTGGCCGACCGGCTCGCCGAGTACGCCCGCACCGGTGCCGTGGACGGTTTCAACATCAGCCCGTGGCTCGTGCCCTCCGGCCTCGACGACATCGTCAACGGCCTGGTGCCGCGCCTGCAGGACCGCGGGATCTACCCGGCGGACTACGCCGGCCCCACCCTGCGCGAGAACCTCGGCCTGCGTCCGGTCGGGTAAGGGGGGGGCAGGGAAGTGGTGCGCCGGGATGTTTCCCCGGTGCGCTAATCCATCTGGAGGACGGTCCGCAGTTCGGCGAACAGCTCGGGGCGGACCGAGTGGATGACCGTGCGGCCTGCGCGGCTGCGCTCCAGCAGACCGGCGTCGGTGAGCTTCTTCAGGTGGTGGGAGACCGTCGGCTGGCTGAGGTCGAGCTTCCCGGTGAGCTCCCCGACGCTGACGGGGCCGCACCCGCCGGCGGCCAGCTGGGACAGGATCCGCAGCCGCGCGGGGTCGGCGAGGATCTTGAACAGTGCGGCGTAGCGTCCGGCCTCGTCATCGCTCAACGGACCGCTGCCGAGTGAGCAGCAGTCGGTGAGATCCGTGAGAGGAAGGAACTGGCCGGTCGTCATACCCACCACCATATATTGACTGCCATCGATATGGGAAGTAGTTTTCATATCGATCAACGTCAATACCATGAAAGGTGACGCATGACCGCACCACACCAGCCTGCCCGAATGTCCTTCCTGGACCGCTGGCTGCCCGCCTGGATTATCCTCGCCATGGCGCTCGGTCTTTTCCTCGGTCGGTCCATCCCCGGCCTTGGGGATGCCCTGGGCGCGCTCGAGGTCGGCGGCATCTCCCTGCCGATCGCCCTCGGCCTGCTGGTGATGATGTACCCGCCGCTGGCGAAGGTCCGATACGACAAGACCCGCGAGATCACCGCCGACACACGCCTGATGAGCGTCTCCCTGGTCCTCAACTGGCTCGTCGGCCCGGCCCTGATGTTCGCCCTGGCCTGGCTCTTCCTGCCCGATGAGCCGGAGCTGCGCACCGGACTGATCATCGTCGGCCTGGCCCGCTGCATCGCCATGGTGCTCGTGTGGTCCGACCTGTCGTGCGCGGACCGGGAGGCCACCGCCGTGCTGGTGGCCATCAACTCCGTCTTCCAGGTCATCATGTTCGGCGTGCTGGGCTGGTTCTATCTGCAGGTCCTGCCCTCCTGGCTGGGACTTCAGACCACCTCCGCGGAGTTCTCGTTCCGGTCGATCGTCACCTCGGTGCTCGTCTTCCTCGGCATCCCGCTGCTCGCCGGCGTGCTCTCGCGTGTCATCGGCGAGAAGACCAAGGGCCGGCGCTGGTACGAGTCGAAGTTCCTGCCCGCCATCTCCCCGCTGGCCCTGATCGGCCTGCTCTACACCATCGTGCTGCTGTTTTCCCTGCAGGGCGAACAGATCACCTCACAGCCCTGGACCGTGGCGCGGGTGGCCGTGCCGCTGCTGATCTACTTCGTCGGCATGTTCGCCATCTCCCTGGCAGCCTCCAGGCTCTCGGGTATGGGCTATGCCCAGTCCGCTTCCGTGTCCTTCACCGCCGCGGGCAACAACTTCGAACTCGCCATCGCCGTGTCGATCGGCACCTTCGGGGCGACCTCCGCTCAGGCCCTGGCCGGCACCATCGGCCCGCTGATCGAGATCCCCGTGCTCGTCGGCCTGGTCTACGTCATGCTGTGGTTGGGCCCGAGGCTCTTCCCCGGCGACCCCACTTTGCCCGCCACCGCCCGCCCGAGCACCCGGATTCCCGCTTCCGAGAAGGAGACCGTCACCCCATGACCGCCCACCCCTCTGTCCTGTTCGTCTGCGTCGGCAACGGCGGCAAGTCCCAGATGGCCGCCGCCCTGGCCGAAAAACACGCCGTCGGCCAGCTTGAGATCCACTCCGCCGGCACGAAACCCGGCACCAGGCTCAACGCGGAGTCGGTCGAGGCGATCGCGGAGGCCGGCGCCGACATGTCCCACGGCCACCCCAAGGGCGTCGACCCGCAGCTGCTGCGCGAGGTCGAC contains the following coding sequences:
- a CDS encoding LLM class flavin-dependent oxidoreductase; translated protein: MSTTDFTPSGVLQFGCFFQGVNAGTVWKSPESGSQIDFESFRQMVTTAERGKFAAFFLGEGLRMREHRGRIYDLDVSGRPDAQTLLAAAAAITGNIGLVATQNTTYNDPVDLARRLHSLDLLSEGRAAWNIVTTDNAWTGANFRRGGYLDHADRYKHAEAFVRVAKDIWAGRAVDHVGDHYRIDFTPALPVSPQGRPVLFQAGASPQGRDVATGQADVIFSPFAALEKAQEFRTDIVERTVKAGRPANDVKIMPVAEFILADTPAEAKEREARVRGLQVGPEQAIAYLEQYWGTDLSGLDADGPLPEFDPVVEESDVTRGAMFQGAKAKELAQAWRKEAEEKGWSIRQFATSRLTQPGNSFVGSYDEVADRLAEYARTGAVDGFNISPWLVPSGLDDIVNGLVPRLQDRGIYPADYAGPTLRENLGLRPVG
- a CDS encoding ArsR/SmtB family transcription factor, which produces MTTGQFLPLTDLTDCCSLGSGPLSDDEAGRYAALFKILADPARLRILSQLAAGGCGPVSVGELTGKLDLSQPTVSHHLKKLTDAGLLERSRAGRTVIHSVRPELFAELRTVLQMD
- the arsB gene encoding ACR3 family arsenite efflux transporter; translated protein: MTAPHQPARMSFLDRWLPAWIILAMALGLFLGRSIPGLGDALGALEVGGISLPIALGLLVMMYPPLAKVRYDKTREITADTRLMSVSLVLNWLVGPALMFALAWLFLPDEPELRTGLIIVGLARCIAMVLVWSDLSCADREATAVLVAINSVFQVIMFGVLGWFYLQVLPSWLGLQTTSAEFSFRSIVTSVLVFLGIPLLAGVLSRVIGEKTKGRRWYESKFLPAISPLALIGLLYTIVLLFSLQGEQITSQPWTVARVAVPLLIYFVGMFAISLAASRLSGMGYAQSASVSFTAAGNNFELAIAVSIGTFGATSAQALAGTIGPLIEIPVLVGLVYVMLWLGPRLFPGDPTLPATARPSTRIPASEKETVTP
- a CDS encoding low molecular weight phosphatase family protein, which gives rise to MTAHPSVLFVCVGNGGKSQMAAALAEKHAVGQLEIHSAGTKPGTRLNAESVEAIAEAGADMSHGHPKGVDPQLLREVDRVIVLGADAQLELPDDARGTLERWVTDEPSHRGIEGLGRMRLIRDDIDARVRTLLGEL